One Rosa chinensis cultivar Old Blush chromosome 5, RchiOBHm-V2, whole genome shotgun sequence genomic region harbors:
- the LOC112167400 gene encoding uncharacterized protein LOC112167400 isoform X1 — protein MQGDQENIADALSNIPVKRKRGRPRKYPRLDPQENASPVPRYQNLNLGENAAVPPPGFVRSNGNQAQQAAPTNGTSTTDNMVGMVVSGVVEASFDAGYLLRVRVGNTGTTLRGVVFKPGHYAPVVPENDVAPDVEMIQRHEIALPVENHSSVHGHKPHSRDASHPVNHVAPVAAQNVNRVTSRGNLMPVVLEPCKVSNGPALTSESNPVATQAATVATSKGKQVVSAAPSNGCSIPNDQASAVQNQMLGSQPHTGHQVIYDAKINENGPTDPPSVEELRKTEAKQMTLPENVPSESTESHVEASNLATQPLVEPLQAVEHKDHPASASKPMEDGRNGKMSELLQVLQESMKERMKDQTEKLFGDGQNDHSSTPSQAS, from the exons ATGCAAGGAGATCAAGAAAACATTGCTGATGCCTTATCAAACATCCCTGTGAAGCGTAAACGTGGACGCCCACGGAAATATCCAAGACTTGATCCTCAAGAGAATGCTTCTCCTGTGCCCAGGTATCAGAACCTGAACTTGGGAGAGAATGCTGCTGTTCCCCCTCCTGGATTTGTAAGGAGCAACGGAAACCAGGCCCAACAAGCAGCACCAACTAATGGTACAAGTACAACTGATAACATGGTGGGAATGGTTGTTTCTGGTGTTGTTGAAGCATCATTTGACGCCGGCTACCTTCTCAGAGTTAGGGTTGGTAATACTGGTACCACTTTGAGGGGTGTTGTCTTCAAGCCTGGACATTACGCTCCTGTTGTTCCAGAAAATGATGTGGCTCCAGATGTTGAAATGATCCAACGGCATGAAATTGCCCTCCCAGTTGAGAACCATTCTTCTGTTCATGGCCATAAACCTCATTCAAGAGATGCTTCCCACCCCGTTAATCATGTGGCTCCGGTGGCTGCACAAAATGTTAATCGAGTAACGTCCAGAGGCAACTTGATGCCTGTTGTGCTCGAACCTTGCAAGGTATCAAATGGCCCGGCACTCACCAGTGAATCGAATCCCGTTGCAACCCAGGCTGCAACCGTAGCAACCTCAAAAGGGAAACAGGTTGTATCAGCTGCTCCATCGAATGGGTGTTCAATTCCCAACGACCAGGCGTCAGCAGTTCAAAATCAAATGCTCGGGTCCCAACCTCacaccggccatcaggtaatataTGATGCTAAAATAAATGAGAATGGTCCTACTGATCCACCCTCTGTAGAGGAGCTGCGTAAGACAGAAGCCAAGCAAATGACATTGCCTGAGAATGTGCCCTCAGAATCAACTGAGAGTCACGTAGAGGCTAGTAACTTGGCTACTCAACCCTTAGTCGAGCCCCTGCAAGCAGTAGAGCATAAAGACCATCCTGCATCTGCTTCCAAACCAATGGAGGATGGCAGAAATGGCAAAATGTCCGAGCTATTGCAG GTTTTGCAGGAAAGCATGAAGGAGAGGATGAAGGACCAAACTGAGAAACTGTTCGGAGATGGACAAAATGATCATTCAAGCACACCTTCACAGGCATCTTGA
- the LOC112167400 gene encoding uncharacterized protein LOC112167400 isoform X2, with amino-acid sequence MQGDQENIADALSNIPVKRKRGRPRKYPRLDPQENASPVPRYQNLNLGENAAVPPPGFVRSNGNQAQQAAPTNGTSTTDNMVGMVVSGVVEASFDAGYLLRVRVGNTGTTLRGVVFKPGHYAPVVPENDVAPDVEMIQRHEIALPVENHSSVHGHKPHSRDASHPVNHVAPVAAQNVNRVTSRGNLMPVVLEPCKVSNGPALTSESNPVATQAATVATSKGKQVVSAAPSNGCSIPNDQASAVQNQMLGSQPHTGHQVIYDAKINENGPTDPPSVEELRKTEAKQMTLPENVPSESTESHVEASNLATQPLVEPLQAVEHKDHPASASKPMEDGRNGKMSELLQESMKERMKDQTEKLFGDGQNDHSSTPSQAS; translated from the exons ATGCAAGGAGATCAAGAAAACATTGCTGATGCCTTATCAAACATCCCTGTGAAGCGTAAACGTGGACGCCCACGGAAATATCCAAGACTTGATCCTCAAGAGAATGCTTCTCCTGTGCCCAGGTATCAGAACCTGAACTTGGGAGAGAATGCTGCTGTTCCCCCTCCTGGATTTGTAAGGAGCAACGGAAACCAGGCCCAACAAGCAGCACCAACTAATGGTACAAGTACAACTGATAACATGGTGGGAATGGTTGTTTCTGGTGTTGTTGAAGCATCATTTGACGCCGGCTACCTTCTCAGAGTTAGGGTTGGTAATACTGGTACCACTTTGAGGGGTGTTGTCTTCAAGCCTGGACATTACGCTCCTGTTGTTCCAGAAAATGATGTGGCTCCAGATGTTGAAATGATCCAACGGCATGAAATTGCCCTCCCAGTTGAGAACCATTCTTCTGTTCATGGCCATAAACCTCATTCAAGAGATGCTTCCCACCCCGTTAATCATGTGGCTCCGGTGGCTGCACAAAATGTTAATCGAGTAACGTCCAGAGGCAACTTGATGCCTGTTGTGCTCGAACCTTGCAAGGTATCAAATGGCCCGGCACTCACCAGTGAATCGAATCCCGTTGCAACCCAGGCTGCAACCGTAGCAACCTCAAAAGGGAAACAGGTTGTATCAGCTGCTCCATCGAATGGGTGTTCAATTCCCAACGACCAGGCGTCAGCAGTTCAAAATCAAATGCTCGGGTCCCAACCTCacaccggccatcaggtaatataTGATGCTAAAATAAATGAGAATGGTCCTACTGATCCACCCTCTGTAGAGGAGCTGCGTAAGACAGAAGCCAAGCAAATGACATTGCCTGAGAATGTGCCCTCAGAATCAACTGAGAGTCACGTAGAGGCTAGTAACTTGGCTACTCAACCCTTAGTCGAGCCCCTGCAAGCAGTAGAGCATAAAGACCATCCTGCATCTGCTTCCAAACCAATGGAGGATGGCAGAAATGGCAAAATGTCCGAGCTATTGCAG GAAAGCATGAAGGAGAGGATGAAGGACCAAACTGAGAAACTGTTCGGAGATGGACAAAATGATCATTCAAGCACACCTTCACAGGCATCTTGA